Proteins encoded in a region of the Pelmatolapia mariae isolate MD_Pm_ZW linkage group LG6, Pm_UMD_F_2, whole genome shotgun sequence genome:
- the LOC134629125 gene encoding calcium uniporter protein, mitochondrial-like: MASVRAVCKVAAGLVGSVQTLRCGLRPARPVTFLHQVQHRRPPLGSYPALFYATNAPSSEDASLKYKHGRLVLEVPLPSRNEKCLFFLRPMLMSVGDLIGDLQKEDPGATASVLSKDGERIANSTLIDALLDKDFQLVINNTVYNVCAPEKVCASAEHAMELEDMKHVVHLLHTALHQPEHQLLKERELLEKLDNLKQELSPLEKMKADLSGKADFQTSRALYVGLALLSVQGGALAWLTWWVYSWDVMEPVTYFITYSTSMGAFAYYILTKQDYVYPDAQDRQFLRYFYKGARKKRFNVEKYNELKDKLAQVEEDLRRLRYPTQLQLPIEQIQPKP; encoded by the exons ATGGCTTCGGTGCGGGCGGTGTGCAAAGTTGCGGCGGGACTCGTGGGAAGTGTTCAGACCCTACGCTGCGGTCTCAGACCCGCTCGCCCGGTTACATTTCTACACCAG GTTCAGCACAGAAGGCCTCCGCTTGGAAGTTATCCAGCTCTTTTCTACGCTACAAATGCTCCCTCTAGTG AAGATGCATCTTTGAAGTACAAACATGGGCGTTTGGTTCTGGAAGTCCCCTTGCCATCCAGGAATGAGaagtgtctgttttttttaaggccCATGTTGATGAGCGTGGGCGACTTGATCGGCGATCTGCAGAAAGAGGACCCAGGAGCTACCGCCTCAGTTCTCTCTAAAG ATGGGGAGCGCATTGCCAACAGCACGCTGATCGATGCCCTGCTGGACAAGGACTTTCAGCTTGTCATCAACAATACAGTTTATAATGTCTGCGCTCCTGAAAAGG TGTGTGCATCTGCTGAGCACGCTATGGAGCTGGAGGACATGAAACATGTCGTGCACCTGCTGCACACAGCGCTCCACCAGCCTGAACACCAGCTGCTGAAGGAGAGGGAGCTCCTGGAGAAACTGGACAACCTCAAACAGGAGCTTTCTCCTCTGGAGAAG ATGAAGGCAGACCTGTCCGGTAAAGCAGACTTCCAGACGTCCAGGGCTCTGTATGTTGGCCTGGCGCTGCTGTCCGTGCAGGGCGGCGCTCTGGCCTGGCTCACCTGGTGGGTCTATTCGTGGGACGTCATGGAGCCCGTCACGTATTTCATCACCTACTCGACCAGCATGGGAGCTTTTGCCTACTATATCCTCACCAAACAG GATTATGTATACCCGGACGCCCAGGACAGGCAGTTCCTGCGTTATTTTTATAAGGGGGCCAGGAAAAAGAGATTCAACGTGGAAAAATACAATGAACTCAAAGACAAGCTGGCTCAG gtgGAGGAAGACCTGAGGCGTCTGAGATATCCAACCCAACTCCAGCTACCAATTGAACAAATCCAGCCAAAGCCATAA